A region from the Catellatospora sp. TT07R-123 genome encodes:
- a CDS encoding VOC family protein, producing the protein MGFQLTIDCAEPDRLVPFWAAALGYRAQDPPAGHASWRDFYLSVGVPAEELGDSDCVDRLVDPTGAGPAIWFQIVPERKTLKNRLHLDVMVGGGRSVPVAVRRERVDAKVAELMRLGATELHRNDDDANGQYGITLADPEGNEFCVA; encoded by the coding sequence ATGGGATTTCAGCTCACCATCGACTGTGCCGAACCCGACCGGCTGGTGCCGTTCTGGGCCGCGGCGCTGGGCTACCGCGCACAGGACCCGCCCGCGGGGCACGCCTCCTGGCGGGACTTCTACCTGAGCGTGGGCGTGCCCGCCGAGGAACTCGGCGACAGTGACTGCGTCGACCGACTGGTCGATCCGACCGGTGCCGGGCCCGCGATCTGGTTCCAGATCGTGCCAGAACGCAAGACCCTCAAGAACCGGCTGCATCTCGACGTGATGGTCGGCGGTGGCCGCTCGGTGCCGGTCGCGGTGCGCCGCGAGCGGGTGGACGCCAAGGTGGCGGAGCTGATGCGGCTCGGCGCCACGGAGCTGCACCGCAACGACGACGACGCGAACGGCCAGTACGGCATCACGCTGGCCGACCCCGAGGGCAACGAGTTCTGCGTCGCCTGA
- a CDS encoding alpha/beta fold hydrolase: MKTVGAFTSENARTKFLAAYGHALDRRWPGRATTDVPTAYGTTRVYTCGPDDGTPVVLLPGAGGNALMWHRYVAELGRHRRVIAVDPVGDPGGSVQDRPIEGAEDITRWLGELLTRLDVPRAHFVGCSYGGWTALQYAIRNPAAAASLTLLDPAGFGKITGRFIAWVIVGGLAGLSPRPMRHRAAGWVRNATLRDDDVMGLAAVTMGFRRRLPVPPPLTDEELRQLTTPALVLLGEHSQLYDAAAVAQRIRTLTRAEVDLVSGAGHDLPMSCPDQILDRTGAFLDRTS, from the coding sequence ATGAAAACGGTGGGAGCCTTCACCAGCGAAAACGCCCGTACCAAGTTCCTCGCCGCCTACGGCCACGCGCTCGACCGCCGCTGGCCCGGCCGCGCCACGACGGACGTGCCGACCGCCTACGGCACCACCCGCGTCTACACCTGCGGCCCCGACGACGGCACCCCTGTCGTGCTGCTGCCCGGAGCGGGCGGCAACGCCCTCATGTGGCACCGCTACGTCGCCGAGCTGGGACGGCACCGGCGCGTCATCGCCGTGGACCCGGTGGGCGACCCGGGCGGGTCCGTCCAGGACCGGCCGATCGAGGGCGCCGAGGACATCACCCGGTGGCTCGGCGAGCTGCTCACGCGCCTGGACGTCCCGCGCGCACACTTCGTCGGCTGCTCGTACGGCGGCTGGACCGCGCTGCAGTACGCGATCCGCAACCCCGCCGCCGCAGCCTCGCTGACCCTGCTGGACCCGGCGGGCTTCGGCAAGATCACGGGCCGGTTCATCGCGTGGGTGATCGTCGGCGGTCTCGCCGGGCTCAGCCCCCGGCCGATGCGCCACCGGGCGGCCGGCTGGGTCCGCAACGCGACGCTGCGCGACGACGACGTGATGGGCCTGGCCGCTGTCACGATGGGCTTCCGGCGGCGGCTGCCGGTCCCGCCCCCGCTGACCGACGAGGAACTGCGACAGCTCACCACCCCGGCGCTGGTGCTGCTCGGCGAGCACAGCCAGCTCTACGACGCGGCAGCCGTCGCGCAGCGGATCCGGACCCTGACCCGGGCCGAGGTGGACCTCGTCTCGGGGGCGGGCCACGACCTGCCGATGAGCTGCCCGGATCAGATCCTCGACCGGACCGGCGCCTTCCTGGACCGGACCAGCTGA
- a CDS encoding carbohydrate-binding protein, with the protein MVSMPSGQAAEPSGAVTALVACSAPAWAEGNTYTAGTQVTYNGRLYQALVTHTAYVGAGWNPAATPSLWKDLGACDGTTPPSPSASPSRSASPSPSPSPSRSASPSPSPSKSTSPSPSPSTSPGGTTCAVKSRPAGKVLVGYWENWDGASNGVHPGMGWIPITDSRMQQHGYNVINAAFPVIRSDGTALWENGMDAGVKVATPAEMCAAKAAGQTILLSIGGAAAGIDLSSSTVADRFVATIVPILKTYNFDGIDIDIETGLTGSGSISTLSTSQANLIRIIDGVLAQMPSNFGLTMAPETAYVTGGSVTYGSIWGSYLPIIKKYADNGRLWWLNMQYYNGSMYGCSGDSYSAGTVQGFTTQTTCLNNGLTIGGVTIRVPYDKQVPGLPAQSGAGGGYMAPSLVSQSWNSFSGGLKGLMTWSINWDGSKSWTFGDNVKSLQGR; encoded by the coding sequence ATGGTCTCCATGCCCAGCGGGCAGGCCGCGGAGCCCAGCGGCGCCGTGACCGCGCTGGTCGCCTGCAGCGCCCCGGCCTGGGCCGAGGGCAACACCTACACCGCAGGCACCCAGGTCACCTACAACGGCCGCCTGTACCAGGCCCTGGTGACCCACACCGCCTACGTCGGCGCCGGCTGGAACCCCGCCGCGACCCCGTCGCTGTGGAAGGACCTCGGCGCCTGCGACGGCACCACCCCGCCGTCGCCGTCGGCCTCGCCGTCGCGCTCGGCCAGCCCCTCGCCGTCGCCGTCCCCGTCGCGCTCGGCCTCCCCCTCGCCGTCGCCGTCCAAGTCGACGTCGCCCTCCCCGTCGCCGTCCACCTCGCCCGGCGGCACCACCTGCGCCGTCAAGTCCCGCCCGGCCGGCAAGGTGCTGGTCGGCTACTGGGAGAACTGGGACGGCGCGTCCAACGGCGTGCACCCCGGCATGGGCTGGATCCCGATCACGGATTCGCGCATGCAGCAGCACGGCTACAACGTCATCAACGCCGCGTTCCCCGTGATCCGCTCCGACGGCACCGCGCTGTGGGAGAACGGCATGGACGCGGGCGTGAAGGTCGCGACCCCGGCCGAGATGTGCGCGGCCAAGGCCGCCGGGCAGACCATCCTGCTGTCCATCGGCGGCGCCGCCGCCGGCATCGACCTCAGCTCCAGCACGGTCGCCGACCGGTTCGTCGCCACCATCGTGCCGATCCTGAAGACGTACAACTTCGACGGCATCGACATCGACATCGAGACCGGGCTGACCGGCAGCGGCAGCATCAGCACCCTGTCGACCTCGCAGGCCAACCTGATCCGCATCATCGACGGCGTGCTGGCGCAGATGCCGTCGAACTTCGGCCTCACCATGGCCCCGGAGACCGCGTACGTCACCGGCGGCAGCGTCACGTACGGCTCGATCTGGGGCTCCTACCTGCCCATCATCAAGAAGTACGCGGACAACGGCCGCCTGTGGTGGCTGAACATGCAGTACTACAACGGCAGCATGTACGGCTGCTCCGGCGACTCGTACTCCGCGGGCACCGTGCAGGGCTTCACCACCCAGACCACCTGCCTCAACAACGGTCTGACCATCGGTGGCGTCACCATCCGGGTGCCCTACGACAAGCAGGTCCCGGGCCTGCCCGCGCAGTCGGGCGCCGGCGGCGGCTACATGGCGCCGAGCCTGGTGTCGCAGTCGTGGAACAGCTTCAGCGGCGGTCTCAAGGGCCTGATGACCTGGTCCATCAACTGGGACGGCAGCAAGAGCTGGACCTTCGGCGACAACGTGAAGTCCCTCCAGGGCCGCTGA
- a CDS encoding TetR/AcrR family transcriptional regulator translates to MPRRVDHDVRRREIGEALLRIAHTKGLQAASMREVAAEAGVSLRLVQYYFQNKNGLLLAALGYLGEQLSARVEQHIRALGMPPTPAGMVYGTLTAILPTDEESRRITRTYAAYYTLVLAEPELAAEHGATYPDLLERFLAKQLEAAGASSAEDSRTIAAGLLAMTNGLGSSVLGGQRDGDAALAVLRYHLDRLFAGATSSDR, encoded by the coding sequence GTGCCGAGACGAGTCGACCATGACGTGCGCCGCCGCGAGATCGGCGAGGCGCTGCTGCGGATCGCCCACACGAAGGGCCTCCAGGCGGCCAGCATGCGGGAGGTCGCGGCCGAGGCCGGGGTGTCCCTGCGGCTGGTGCAGTACTACTTCCAGAACAAGAACGGGCTGCTGCTCGCCGCGCTCGGATACCTGGGGGAGCAGCTGTCCGCGCGCGTGGAGCAGCACATCCGTGCACTCGGTATGCCGCCCACCCCGGCCGGGATGGTCTACGGGACGCTGACGGCGATCCTGCCGACAGACGAGGAGAGCCGCCGGATCACTCGCACCTACGCGGCGTATTACACGCTCGTGCTGGCGGAGCCGGAACTCGCCGCCGAACACGGGGCGACCTATCCCGACCTGCTGGAACGCTTTCTGGCCAAGCAGTTGGAGGCGGCTGGGGCGTCCTCGGCGGAGGACTCGCGGACGATCGCGGCGGGTCTGCTCGCCATGACGAACGGGCTGGGCTCCAGCGTGCTCGGCGGCCAGCGCGACGGCGACGCGGCACTGGCCGTCCTGCGATACCACCTCGACCGGCTGTTCGCCGGGGCCACCTCAAGCGATCGATAG
- a CDS encoding DHA2 family efflux MFS transporter permease subunit has translation MTTTSSPPVAAEPVGPPAATEKLDSAVLKVAGVVVLGAIMSILDITVVSVALPTFGREFLTTPATVAWTMTAYTLALAAVIPVTGWAADRFGTKRLYLTSIVLFVAGSVLCSFAWDIGPLIAFRALQGLGGGMLMPLGMTIMTRAAGPERIGRVMAVLGVPMLLGPIGGPILGGWLIESFSWQWVFLINLPIGIIALVAAWRVLAKDEPKPSESFDFLGMLLLSPGLASFLYGVSSIAGEGKVGSTKVLVPGIIGLVLVVAFVLHALRKRHALIDLSLFKDRNLTISVITMTLFSVAFMGSMLLLPSYFIQVRGEGTLDAGLLLAPNGLGAMLTMPIGGRLTDKMGPGKLVLTGIALITAALAVYTQVGADTSYLVLLGALFVLGMGMGLTMMPIMSAAMSSLTDGQIARGSTMMNIVQQTAGSIGTAVMAVVLTNKVLADQAAKAYYAVAQGLVPADQVPAPVLAAGKEGLASAFGSTYLVAAVLVVCCLIPALFLPRKKVVRAEGAAEPAFAMH, from the coding sequence ATGACCACAACCAGCAGCCCGCCAGTCGCGGCTGAACCCGTGGGCCCACCGGCCGCGACCGAGAAGCTGGACAGCGCCGTCCTCAAGGTCGCGGGCGTGGTGGTGCTGGGCGCCATCATGTCGATCCTCGACATCACCGTGGTCAGCGTCGCCCTGCCGACCTTCGGGCGGGAGTTCCTCACGACCCCGGCCACGGTCGCGTGGACCATGACCGCCTACACCCTGGCCCTGGCCGCGGTCATCCCGGTCACCGGCTGGGCCGCCGACCGGTTCGGCACCAAGCGCCTCTACCTGACCTCGATCGTGCTGTTCGTGGCCGGTTCGGTGCTGTGCAGCTTCGCCTGGGACATCGGCCCGCTGATCGCCTTCCGGGCGCTGCAGGGCCTGGGCGGCGGCATGCTCATGCCGCTCGGTATGACGATCATGACCCGGGCCGCGGGCCCGGAGCGCATCGGCCGCGTCATGGCCGTGCTGGGCGTGCCGATGCTGCTCGGCCCGATCGGCGGCCCGATCCTGGGCGGCTGGCTGATCGAGTCGTTCAGCTGGCAGTGGGTCTTCCTGATCAACCTGCCGATCGGCATCATCGCGCTGGTCGCCGCGTGGCGGGTGCTGGCCAAGGACGAGCCGAAGCCGTCGGAGTCCTTCGACTTCCTCGGCATGCTGCTGCTGTCGCCGGGTCTGGCCTCGTTCCTCTACGGCGTCTCCTCCATCGCCGGTGAGGGCAAGGTCGGGTCCACCAAGGTGCTGGTCCCCGGCATCATCGGCCTGGTCCTGGTCGTCGCGTTCGTGCTGCACGCGCTGCGCAAGCGGCACGCGCTGATCGACCTCAGCCTCTTCAAGGACCGCAACCTCACCATCTCGGTCATCACGATGACCCTGTTCTCGGTGGCGTTCATGGGCTCGATGCTGCTGCTGCCGAGCTACTTCATCCAGGTGCGCGGCGAGGGCACCCTCGACGCCGGCCTGCTGCTGGCGCCCAACGGCCTCGGCGCGATGCTGACGATGCCGATCGGCGGCCGGCTGACCGACAAGATGGGCCCCGGCAAGCTGGTGCTCACCGGTATCGCCCTGATCACGGCCGCCCTGGCGGTCTACACCCAGGTCGGCGCCGACACCTCATACCTGGTGCTGCTGGGCGCCCTGTTCGTGCTCGGCATGGGCATGGGCCTGACCATGATGCCGATCATGTCGGCGGCCATGAGCAGCCTCACCGACGGCCAGATCGCCCGCGGCTCGACGATGATGAACATCGTCCAGCAGACCGCCGGTTCGATCGGCACCGCCGTCATGGCCGTGGTGCTCACCAACAAGGTGCTCGCCGACCAGGCCGCCAAGGCGTACTACGCGGTCGCGCAGGGCCTCGTCCCGGCCGACCAGGTGCCCGCGCCGGTGCTGGCGGCCGGCAAGGAGGGCCTGGCCAGCGCGTTCGGCAGCACGTACCTGGTGGCGGCGGTCCTCGTCGTGTGCTGCCTCATCCCGGCGCTCTTCCTGCCGCGCAAGAAGGTCGTCCGGGCCGAGGGCGCGGCCGAGCCCGCGTTCGCGATGCACTGA
- a CDS encoding FAD-binding protein → MSEALILGPADAGYGELARALNRRFTGKPDEVHRVRHTDDVVAAVTRAVHTGRRVAVRGGGHCYEGFVAGPDIALLIDMSGLNGVDWDAERGAYAIGAGATLGAVYKALLKNWGVTIPGGSCHSVGVGGHFTGGGYGVLSRRHGLTIDHLEAVEVVVVDADGGVRAVVASRDPHDPHHDLWWAHTGGGGGTFGVVTRFWLRSPHAPAEPARALPAPPAEVWLHAATWPWETLDRDGFDRLLANFGGWHERHADAADPYAGLASALLVPTRAAAGISLRTTMDATDPQAEALLRAFVAEVGAGVGPAAPMTEQAGKVAALPEAAAPRKLKWAWANQLAAGSDLGLRAKYKSAFLRRGFTAAQRDAIWASLEYGHPDAQLQLDSFGGAINAVAADATAYPHRDSVLKVQWQVYWADPADDERHLDWIRRAYRSVFADRGGVPVPGDQLDGCYVNYPDIDLSDPEWNTSGTPWTELYFGAGYQRLQQVKARWDPTDTFRHAQSVRLP, encoded by the coding sequence ATGTCGGAAGCGCTGATCCTCGGACCTGCCGATGCCGGATACGGCGAGCTCGCGCGGGCGCTCAACCGGCGCTTCACCGGCAAGCCTGACGAGGTTCATCGGGTCCGCCACACCGACGACGTCGTGGCCGCCGTGACGCGGGCCGTGCACACCGGACGTCGCGTCGCGGTGCGCGGTGGCGGCCACTGCTACGAGGGCTTCGTCGCCGGCCCCGACATCGCGCTGCTCATCGACATGTCCGGGCTGAACGGCGTCGACTGGGACGCCGAGCGCGGCGCGTACGCGATCGGCGCCGGGGCCACTCTGGGTGCGGTGTACAAGGCGCTGCTGAAGAACTGGGGCGTCACCATCCCCGGCGGCTCCTGCCACAGCGTCGGCGTGGGCGGCCACTTCACCGGCGGCGGCTACGGCGTGCTGTCGCGGCGGCACGGCCTCACCATCGACCACCTCGAAGCCGTCGAGGTCGTGGTCGTCGACGCCGACGGCGGCGTACGCGCGGTGGTCGCGTCCCGGGACCCGCACGATCCGCACCACGACCTGTGGTGGGCCCACACCGGCGGTGGCGGCGGCACGTTCGGCGTGGTCACCCGGTTCTGGCTGCGCTCGCCGCACGCCCCGGCCGAGCCCGCGCGGGCGCTGCCCGCTCCCCCGGCCGAGGTGTGGCTGCACGCCGCGACCTGGCCGTGGGAGACGCTGGACCGCGACGGCTTCGACCGGCTGCTGGCCAACTTCGGCGGCTGGCACGAGCGGCACGCCGACGCGGCCGACCCGTACGCCGGACTGGCTTCTGCCCTGCTCGTGCCCACCAGGGCCGCGGCCGGGATCAGCCTGCGCACCACGATGGACGCCACGGACCCGCAGGCCGAGGCGCTGCTGCGGGCGTTCGTCGCCGAGGTCGGCGCCGGGGTCGGCCCGGCCGCGCCGATGACCGAGCAGGCGGGCAAGGTCGCCGCGCTGCCCGAGGCGGCCGCGCCGCGCAAGCTGAAGTGGGCCTGGGCCAACCAGCTCGCGGCAGGCAGCGACCTGGGGCTGCGGGCCAAGTACAAGTCGGCGTTCCTACGGCGCGGGTTCACCGCGGCGCAGCGGGACGCGATCTGGGCTTCGCTGGAGTACGGCCATCCTGACGCGCAGTTGCAGCTCGACTCGTTCGGCGGGGCCATCAACGCGGTGGCCGCCGACGCCACGGCGTACCCGCACCGCGACAGCGTGCTGAAGGTGCAGTGGCAGGTGTACTGGGCTGATCCGGCCGACGACGAGCGGCACCTGGACTGGATCCGGCGCGCGTACCGGTCGGTGTTCGCCGACCGGGGCGGCGTGCCGGTGCCCGGCGACCAGCTCGACGGCTGCTACGTGAACTACCCTGACATCGACCTGTCCGACCCGGAGTGGAACACCTCGGGCACGCCGTGGACCGAGCTGTACTTCGGCGCCGGATACCAACGGTTGCAGCAGGTCAAGGCCCGCTGGGATCCCACCGACACGTTCCGCCACGCCCAGTCGGTCCGCCTGCCCTGA
- a CDS encoding protein kinase — protein MTGSSEPPADQREPAPVGAVAGYTDLVRIGVGGSSVVYRARQDLLARTVALKVFAAGADERAYQRFQREAKLTGRLSGHPNVVTALDVGVTSTGQPYLATAFYDGGSLHDRVAASGPLPAAEVAGIGAKIAAALAAAHAVGLLHRDVKPANILISRYGEPALADFGTAHLATGQASATRLDVFSPHHVAPEVLGTGKSGAAADVYALGSTLYHLATGHPPHAADGGPLATVLWRIVNDPVPQLDCPDLPGLAPVLARAMAKAPDDRYRSAQDFAVALRELVPEGASARPVPVAVAEPVRDLPAAQPTAPLAAVAPPAWHRRRPVLAAAAALVVLAVGVAVVLAGAGDGQPSASGADPSPQVVPSTPPSAAAAVSPGVAATAAAVSPATGPSAGPQPTAAPRRPSQQPTVAPPSKPGPLLSNGTFGGGTSPWWGSVPAVKVSADSGRLRAAVSSGTPNPWDAMVAHDFSPLVKGASYTLSFDASASARKTFPITVQMGGKPYTNAMWKSATVDTTTRHFSFTFTPGFGTDWGLVSFQLGANGDFTFWLDNVTLVRN, from the coding sequence GTGACCGGCTCCAGCGAACCGCCTGCCGATCAGCGCGAACCCGCCCCGGTCGGCGCGGTGGCGGGCTACACCGACCTCGTCCGCATCGGCGTCGGCGGCTCCAGCGTCGTCTACCGCGCCCGCCAGGACCTGCTCGCCCGCACCGTCGCGCTCAAGGTCTTCGCCGCGGGCGCCGACGAGCGCGCCTACCAGCGGTTCCAGCGCGAGGCGAAACTGACCGGGCGGCTGAGCGGCCACCCCAACGTGGTGACTGCCCTCGACGTCGGCGTCACCTCGACCGGCCAGCCGTACCTCGCGACCGCGTTCTACGACGGCGGCTCCCTGCACGACCGGGTCGCCGCGAGCGGGCCGCTGCCCGCCGCCGAGGTCGCGGGCATCGGCGCGAAGATCGCCGCCGCGCTGGCCGCCGCGCACGCCGTCGGGCTGCTGCACCGCGACGTCAAACCCGCCAACATCCTCATCTCCCGGTACGGCGAACCGGCGCTCGCCGACTTCGGCACCGCCCACCTGGCCACCGGTCAGGCGTCCGCGACCCGCCTGGACGTGTTCTCCCCGCACCACGTCGCCCCCGAGGTGCTCGGCACCGGCAAGTCCGGCGCGGCCGCCGACGTGTACGCCCTCGGCTCCACGCTCTACCACCTCGCCACCGGCCACCCGCCGCACGCCGCCGACGGCGGCCCCCTGGCCACCGTCCTGTGGCGCATCGTCAACGATCCGGTTCCCCAGCTCGACTGCCCCGACCTGCCCGGACTGGCGCCGGTGCTCGCCCGTGCCATGGCGAAGGCGCCGGACGACCGGTACCGGTCGGCTCAGGACTTCGCCGTCGCGCTGCGCGAGCTCGTGCCCGAGGGCGCGTCGGCGCGGCCGGTGCCGGTCGCGGTCGCCGAACCGGTACGCGACCTGCCCGCGGCCCAGCCGACCGCGCCACTCGCCGCGGTCGCGCCACCGGCCTGGCATCGGCGCCGCCCGGTGCTCGCCGCCGCCGCGGCACTGGTGGTGCTGGCGGTCGGCGTGGCCGTGGTGCTCGCGGGTGCCGGTGACGGGCAGCCGTCGGCGAGCGGGGCGGACCCCTCACCGCAGGTCGTGCCGTCGACGCCGCCGAGTGCGGCCGCGGCGGTGTCGCCGGGTGTCGCCGCGACCGCTGCGGCGGTGTCGCCCGCGACCGGGCCGTCGGCGGGGCCGCAGCCGACGGCCGCGCCGCGCAGGCCGTCGCAGCAGCCGACGGTGGCGCCGCCGTCCAAGCCGGGGCCGCTGCTGAGCAACGGCACGTTCGGCGGTGGGACGTCGCCGTGGTGGGGCAGCGTGCCCGCGGTGAAGGTGTCGGCGGACTCGGGGCGCCTACGGGCCGCGGTGAGCAGCGGTACGCCGAATCCGTGGGACGCGATGGTGGCGCACGACTTCTCGCCGCTGGTCAAGGGCGCCTCGTACACGCTGTCGTTCGACGCGTCGGCCTCGGCGCGCAAGACGTTCCCGATCACGGTGCAGATGGGCGGCAAGCCGTACACGAACGCGATGTGGAAGAGCGCGACGGTCGACACCACGACCAGGCACTTCAGCTTCACGTTCACGCCGGGTTTCGGCACCGACTGGGGGCTGGTGAGCTTTCAGCTCGGGGCCAACGGCGACTTCACGTTCTGGCTGGACAACGTGACGCTGGTCCGCAACTGA
- a CDS encoding N,N-dimethylformamidase beta subunit family domain-containing protein, which yields MRLTAYAGACAVDPGETLAFTVAADGGGRPLGHVTVVDVPTGRVMLVGTVDGPRWTLDVPGDWPSSLYRAAFRGDAASADADSPDADVHFVVRGRGEAEILVSVPFTTWQAYNRSGEPGQGLYYAEEPTRAARVSFDRPGGGPPPQEWEHGLLRWLPGSGLRAEYCANLDLHDRPGLPARHRVLVVNGHDEYWTWEMRDHVEAYVRGGGNLAVFGANTCWWQIRLEDGGRTMVCHRDAVADPVARTDPSRTTVEWSSAPVDRPENALTGVSYRRGAGTWGEHMVKMREESYQVRFADHWVFAGTGLRDGDGFGRGALGYETDAADFTEVDGVPRVTGRDGTPPGFVILATADLRHWRHYGQGGHATMGVHRLGQGTVFTAATVNWGAALGDPVVDRITRNVLDRFAQARAPQFELIGPVVPGAVLAACEGQLFAAADGVLRVRELCGQNLSWRAVDGAPELAALGAPREAYRGMPLGLLGVTTDDRIVYRDPVPEVAPWRDLGGAVAGTTALACVNATYFALAQGGLWSRTAASLADGTGTWQRIDDAAGVVALTGLSSLLFAATEERLLARLPVDGSAPWTDLGPADDVSALTGAAGMLVAGGRSLRWRQATGA from the coding sequence GTGAGGCTCACCGCGTACGCCGGGGCGTGCGCCGTCGACCCGGGCGAGACGCTGGCGTTCACGGTCGCGGCCGACGGGGGTGGCCGCCCGCTCGGACACGTCACCGTCGTGGACGTGCCGACCGGGCGGGTGATGCTCGTCGGCACCGTCGATGGCCCGCGCTGGACCCTGGACGTGCCCGGGGACTGGCCGAGTTCGCTGTACCGGGCGGCGTTCCGCGGCGACGCGGCGTCGGCCGATGCCGACAGCCCCGACGCCGACGTCCACTTCGTCGTACGCGGCCGGGGCGAAGCCGAGATCCTGGTGTCGGTGCCGTTCACGACCTGGCAGGCGTACAACCGGTCGGGCGAGCCGGGCCAGGGCCTCTACTACGCCGAGGAGCCGACCCGGGCCGCGCGGGTGAGCTTCGACCGCCCCGGCGGCGGCCCGCCGCCGCAGGAGTGGGAGCACGGGCTGCTGCGCTGGCTGCCCGGCAGCGGCCTGCGCGCCGAGTACTGCGCGAACCTGGACCTGCACGACCGGCCCGGACTGCCGGCCCGGCACCGGGTGCTGGTCGTCAACGGCCACGACGAGTACTGGACGTGGGAGATGCGCGACCACGTCGAGGCGTACGTGCGCGGCGGCGGCAACCTCGCCGTGTTCGGCGCCAACACCTGCTGGTGGCAGATCCGCCTTGAGGACGGCGGCCGCACCATGGTCTGCCACCGCGACGCCGTCGCCGACCCGGTGGCGCGCACCGACCCGTCGCGGACCACCGTCGAGTGGTCCAGCGCCCCCGTCGACCGGCCGGAGAACGCGCTGACCGGCGTCAGCTACCGGCGCGGGGCGGGCACCTGGGGCGAGCACATGGTGAAGATGCGCGAGGAGTCCTATCAGGTCCGGTTCGCCGACCACTGGGTGTTCGCGGGCACCGGGCTGCGCGACGGCGACGGCTTCGGCCGGGGCGCCCTCGGGTACGAGACCGACGCCGCCGACTTCACCGAGGTCGACGGGGTGCCCCGGGTGACGGGCCGGGACGGGACGCCGCCCGGGTTCGTCATCCTGGCCACCGCCGACCTGCGGCACTGGCGCCACTACGGCCAGGGCGGGCACGCGACCATGGGCGTGCACCGGCTCGGGCAGGGCACCGTGTTCACCGCCGCGACCGTGAACTGGGGCGCGGCCCTGGGCGACCCGGTCGTGGACCGGATCACCCGCAACGTCCTGGACCGGTTCGCACAGGCCCGTGCGCCGCAGTTCGAGCTGATCGGACCGGTGGTGCCCGGCGCGGTGCTGGCCGCATGCGAGGGGCAGCTGTTCGCGGCCGCGGACGGCGTGCTGCGGGTACGGGAGCTGTGCGGGCAGAACCTGTCGTGGCGGGCGGTGGACGGTGCGCCGGAGCTGGCCGCGCTGGGGGCGCCGCGGGAGGCGTACCGGGGCATGCCGTTGGGGTTGCTCGGGGTGACCACCGACGACCGGATCGTGTACCGCGACCCGGTGCCCGAGGTCGCGCCGTGGCGCGACCTCGGCGGCGCCGTCGCCGGGACGACCGCACTGGCCTGCGTGAACGCGACCTACTTCGCGCTCGCGCAGGGCGGGCTGTGGTCGCGGACGGCGGCGTCCCTGGCCGACGGCACCGGGACCTGGCAGCGGATCGACGACGCGGCCGGGGTCGTCGCGCTGACGGGGCTGAGCAGCCTGCTGTTCGCCGCGACCGAAGAACGCCTGCTGGCGAGGCTGCCGGTCGACGGCTCGGCACCGTGGACCGACCTCGGCCCGGCCGACGACGTGTCCGCACTGACCGGCGCCGCCGGAATGCTGGTGGCGGGCGGCCGGTCGCTGCGTTGGCGGCAGGCGACCGGCGCGTAG
- a CDS encoding 5-formyltetrahydrofolate cyclo-ligase, protein MTENSVIGPAVDRAKQAVRERVWTLLDNAGVALPPGAHGRIPHFAGADRAAQRLFELDEWRGADVVKANPDWAQHPVRVGALSAGKLLYMAVPRLATLEPFYLLDPPDITVAFEDISTGAGAREHAPRVDVGQMRHVDLVVAGSVAVDRRGVRVGKGAGYSDIEVALLTEAGLIGPETVVVTTVHQLQLVEDDLPETEHDFSVDVIVTPDEVIRCGPPRRPPGIMLDHLSQEKIRAIPALARFSR, encoded by the coding sequence ATGACGGAGAACAGCGTGATCGGACCTGCGGTCGACCGGGCCAAGCAAGCCGTGCGCGAGAGAGTATGGACGCTACTCGACAACGCAGGAGTGGCGTTGCCGCCAGGTGCGCACGGTCGAATCCCCCACTTCGCCGGAGCGGATCGGGCTGCGCAGCGGCTGTTCGAACTCGACGAATGGCGGGGCGCAGATGTGGTCAAGGCCAACCCGGACTGGGCGCAGCATCCCGTACGGGTAGGCGCTCTCAGCGCGGGCAAGTTGCTGTACATGGCCGTACCCAGGCTCGCCACGCTTGAGCCTTTCTACCTTCTCGATCCCCCGGATATCACTGTCGCATTCGAGGACATCTCGACCGGCGCTGGCGCCCGCGAGCACGCGCCCAGGGTGGATGTGGGGCAGATGCGCCATGTGGACCTCGTCGTCGCAGGCAGCGTCGCGGTCGACCGGCGAGGAGTCCGGGTGGGCAAAGGTGCCGGATACAGCGACATCGAGGTGGCCCTCCTGACCGAAGCCGGTCTCATCGGTCCGGAGACCGTCGTCGTCACCACCGTTCATCAGCTCCAGTTGGTCGAAGACGACCTGCCCGAGACCGAGCACGACTTCAGTGTCGATGTCATCGTCACACCCGACGAGGTCATCCGATGCGGTCCGCCCCGACGGCCGCCCGGCATAATGCTGGACCATCTTTCCCAGGAGAAGATTCGCGCCATACCAGCACTTGCGAGATTTTCGCGCTGA